From Scytonema millei VB511283, the proteins below share one genomic window:
- a CDS encoding Mo-dependent nitrogenase C-terminal domain-containing protein, translated as MNTRANTNKIWQSLIQPTQQRLESIEIRRPKTARFVCRVIPASCPFERDIRFFDRSLLHVPPLCKLNPFYEQLVLLRMKSLTYLAQACSQGMKNCC; from the coding sequence ATGAATACCAGAGCAAACACTAACAAAATTTGGCAAAGTTTAATACAGCCAACTCAACAAAGACTGGAATCTATTGAAATTCGTCGCCCGAAAACAGCTCGATTTGTCTGTCGTGTGATTCCAGCAAGTTGTCCCTTCGAGCGAGACATTCGATTTTTCGATCGCAGTCTGCTGCACGTTCCACCCTTATGTAAGCTCAATCCTTTCTACGAGCAGTTGGTGTTGTTGCGAATGAAGAGTTTAACTTATCTGGCGCAAGCATGTAGCCAGGGAATGAAAAACTGTTGCTGA
- a CDS encoding bestrophin family protein: MIFPISKKARSRQNRSPKVSVSGKRSQSYHRKLVASRSFREKFQIYTGEQLHWLQVTQRLLFSIIHGILPWAIACGSYGLLISVLDHYGKLPAFFGDSKIIQNVVISFNVILSLLLVFRTNTAHERFWEGRKLWGSMVNTTRNLARGISITIEQREPQERDEKSAAVYLVAAFAVAMKIHLRREPMNSELEPMMPPLQYHQLQNVNHAPLEIAYWIGDYLQHQFERQRLNIFQLTSLHELLDDMVDILGGCERILKTPVPLVYTVTLNALLWIYFLLLPFQLVGGIKWWTAPILAFMSFLYLGINEVGAEIEEPFGRDANDLPLDAICATIVRNLEHIIQFAPCARVLRPASGNVLDLPRKTA, encoded by the coding sequence ATGATTTTTCCCATCAGTAAAAAAGCTCGCAGTCGCCAAAATCGATCGCCAAAAGTTTCTGTTTCCGGCAAGCGATCGCAGTCATATCACCGTAAATTAGTCGCATCGCGATCGTTTCGCGAAAAGTTCCAAATTTATACCGGAGAACAATTACACTGGTTGCAAGTTACTCAGCGACTTTTATTCTCTATCATTCATGGAATTCTGCCTTGGGCGATCGCGTGTGGAAGCTACGGCTTACTAATTTCTGTACTGGATCATTATGGAAAGCTGCCTGCTTTCTTTGGTGACAGTAAAATCATTCAAAATGTCGTTATTAGTTTTAACGTCATTCTCAGCCTACTACTGGTGTTTCGCACCAACACAGCTCACGAACGCTTTTGGGAAGGACGCAAACTATGGGGTTCAATGGTAAATACTACGCGCAACTTAGCGCGAGGAATTTCGATTACAATTGAACAACGAGAACCGCAGGAGCGAGACGAAAAAAGTGCTGCTGTCTATCTAGTTGCTGCCTTTGCTGTGGCGATGAAAATCCATCTACGGCGAGAACCAATGAATTCAGAATTGGAGCCGATGATGCCACCGTTGCAATATCATCAACTGCAAAATGTCAATCACGCTCCCTTAGAAATTGCTTATTGGATTGGAGATTATTTGCAACATCAATTCGAGCGCCAACGCCTAAACATTTTTCAGCTGACATCCTTGCACGAACTATTAGATGATATGGTAGACATCTTAGGTGGCTGCGAACGCATTCTAAAAACCCCCGTTCCCTTGGTATATACCGTTACTCTCAATGCTTTGCTGTGGATTTATTTCCTGCTTTTACCTTTTCAGCTAGTTGGTGGTATCAAGTGGTGGACAGCACCGATCCTTGCCTTTATGAGTTTTCTCTACTTAGGTATCAATGAAGTAGGGGCAGAAATTGAAGAACCTTTCGGTCGCGATGCCAATGACTTGCCCTTAGATGCAATCTGCGCCACAATTGTTCGTAACCTCGAACATATCATCCAATTTGCCCCCTGCGCCCGCGTGCTGCGCCCTGCTAGTGGTAACGTTCTCGATTTACCCCGAAAAACTGCTTGA
- a CDS encoding carbonic anhydrase, with translation MSNIFSIKSDRIQQSANVHANVLASFNQEQSSPKIDFSAYIHPLAAVIGNVYLGKRVMVAPAASVRGDEGQPIWVGDDVNVQDCVVLHALETHVNGEMVQEAVVEVEGNFYGVYISDRVSLAHQCQVHGPASIGTDTFVGMQSLVFRATVGNNCVIEPKALVMGVNIADGRYVPAGSLITTQEAADDLPLITNEYPLRFLNQAVVHVNTQLATGYQGIGTDEQLKAA, from the coding sequence ATGAGCAACATCTTCTCTATCAAAAGCGATCGCATCCAGCAGTCTGCTAACGTTCACGCTAATGTGCTGGCATCCTTCAATCAAGAGCAAAGTTCGCCAAAAATTGACTTTAGCGCTTACATTCATCCCTTAGCTGCGGTAATTGGTAACGTTTATCTCGGCAAGCGAGTCATGGTAGCTCCCGCAGCATCAGTACGAGGCGATGAAGGACAACCAATCTGGGTAGGAGATGATGTCAACGTACAAGATTGCGTAGTGCTTCATGCTTTAGAAACTCACGTTAATGGCGAAATGGTGCAAGAGGCTGTAGTAGAAGTTGAAGGTAACTTCTATGGAGTATACATCAGCGATCGCGTTTCTCTGGCGCATCAATGTCAAGTCCACGGTCCAGCCAGCATTGGTACTGATACTTTTGTCGGAATGCAATCTTTAGTATTTCGAGCCACAGTCGGCAATAACTGCGTTATCGAACCCAAAGCTTTAGTCATGGGAGTTAATATCGCCGATGGCAGATACGTCCCCGCAGGTTCTCTGATTACGACACAAGAAGCTGCTGACGATTTACCTTTAATTACCAACGAATATCCCCTCAGATTCCTCAATCAAGCTGTGGTTCACGTCAACACGCAGCTAGCCACTGGTTATCAAGGCATTGGTACTGACGAGCAATTGAAAGCAGCATAA
- a CDS encoding response regulator gives MNNSILEKSVDALLTRRSDAPFIRDFTPSKQVELFETLKQLRFNGQLILTNSCGRKWILHVHRGLIIYATGGEHPVRRWRRNLATHLPQIASDRLLSNESWENQLATTSIEGSSVCWQYQLLTSWLERQQITPEQMARIAWSVIIEVLFDVTQAVQVAYELKPSSSKLTPVVAIDAAQAIAEVERLWQAWQANRLNYSPNSAPVIKQSAELQHGISAPAYQALSQLLDGQHTLRDIATQMQRDVNSALRSLLPYIQSGFVELINIPDLAAPVLSSPTPHETQAPLIACVDDSSWVCHIMEKVMTTANYRFVGVNDALRAIGVLLAIKPDLIFLDLMMPNINGYELCSRLRQLSCFQHTPIVILTGNDGIIDRVRAKIVGSSDFLGKPIDPDRVLGAIHKHLKHSA, from the coding sequence ATGAATAACAGCATTCTTGAAAAATCAGTTGATGCCCTGCTAACTCGAAGAAGTGATGCCCCATTCATTCGAGATTTTACCCCCTCAAAGCAGGTTGAATTGTTTGAAACCTTGAAGCAGTTGCGGTTTAACGGGCAACTGATTCTGACAAACTCCTGCGGTAGAAAATGGATTCTGCACGTTCACCGAGGTTTGATTATCTACGCGACTGGTGGAGAACATCCAGTCAGGCGATGGAGACGGAATCTCGCCACACACTTACCTCAAATAGCGAGCGATCGCTTGCTATCAAACGAATCGTGGGAGAATCAATTAGCCACAACTTCGATTGAAGGTTCTAGCGTCTGTTGGCAGTATCAGTTATTGACTTCATGGCTCGAACGGCAGCAGATAACTCCAGAACAAATGGCAAGAATTGCATGGTCGGTCATTATTGAAGTTTTGTTTGATGTGACTCAAGCAGTACAGGTTGCCTACGAACTCAAGCCGAGTAGCAGCAAGCTGACTCCCGTAGTTGCGATCGATGCCGCTCAAGCGATCGCCGAAGTCGAACGATTGTGGCAAGCTTGGCAAGCAAACAGACTCAATTATTCTCCCAACAGCGCTCCAGTTATTAAACAATCGGCAGAATTGCAACACGGCATCTCTGCTCCAGCTTATCAAGCCTTGAGCCAACTACTAGACGGACAACATACACTACGGGATATTGCCACTCAGATGCAGCGAGATGTCAACTCGGCACTGCGTTCTCTCCTGCCATATATTCAGTCAGGATTTGTGGAGTTGATTAATATTCCCGATCTTGCCGCTCCGGTTCTCTCATCACCTACACCTCATGAGACTCAAGCACCGTTGATTGCTTGTGTAGATGACAGTTCTTGGGTATGCCACATCATGGAAAAAGTGATGACAACAGCTAACTATCGATTTGTTGGCGTAAATGATGCACTGCGGGCGATCGGAGTTTTGCTAGCCATCAAACCAGATCTAATCTTTCTCGATTTGATGATGCCAAATATTAACGGATACGAACTTTGCAGCCGTCTGCGTCAGCTTTCTTGCTTCCAGCACACGCCAATTGTCATCCTCACTGGCAACGACGGCATTATCGATCGCGTCAGAGCTAAAATTGTCGGTTCCTCAGATTTTCTGGGCAAACCCATCGATCCCGATCGAGTTCTAGGCGCAATTCACAAACATCTCAAACATAGTGCATGA
- a CDS encoding response regulator transcription factor, with translation MDIALVVEDCLTEREAIASYLQQGGISVLAAKSGEEALEKMSDCKPDIIILDVVLPGRSGFELCRALKANPSTKNTPVILCSRKGTDMDKFWGLKQGADAYLPKPVAPEEFIRTVKQLLLVSHGETTLMV, from the coding sequence ATGGATATTGCCCTCGTTGTAGAAGATTGTTTGACCGAGCGGGAAGCGATCGCCAGCTATTTGCAACAAGGCGGGATCAGCGTCTTGGCTGCTAAGAGTGGGGAAGAAGCCCTGGAAAAAATGAGTGACTGCAAGCCTGACATCATTATTTTAGATGTTGTCTTGCCAGGTCGGAGTGGATTTGAACTCTGCCGTGCTTTAAAAGCTAACCCATCCACCAAAAACACCCCCGTTATCCTCTGTTCGAGAAAAGGGACTGACATGGATAAATTCTGGGGTTTAAAGCAAGGAGCAGACGCTTACTTACCAAAGCCTGTAGCGCCAGAGGAATTTATTCGCACTGTGAAGCAACTGCTATTAGTTTCACACGGTGAAACAACTCTCATGGTTTGA
- a CDS encoding response regulator transcription factor, with the protein MRLLLVEDDKLINQLLAEALSNQHYVVDVAADGHAGWDFVKSFDYDLVLIDVMLPKMDGISLCRQLRTQGYQMPVLMLTARDATEDRVNGLDAGADDYVIKPYKLQELSARIRALLRRGGSSLPPAMKCGNLSLDVNTREVTYKGCPLRLTPKEYRLLELFMRSGSKVLSRSAILENLWSFDEPPDEDAVKALVKRLRQKLKLAGSPGDPIETAYGVGYRLKQDP; encoded by the coding sequence ATGAGATTGTTACTAGTCGAAGACGATAAACTCATCAATCAGTTACTTGCAGAAGCACTCAGCAACCAACATTACGTCGTTGATGTTGCCGCTGATGGTCACGCTGGTTGGGATTTTGTCAAGTCTTTTGATTACGACTTAGTTCTGATTGATGTCATGCTGCCTAAAATGGATGGCATTAGCCTTTGTCGCCAGCTGCGGACTCAAGGCTACCAAATGCCAGTCTTAATGTTAACAGCCAGAGATGCAACCGAAGATCGCGTCAATGGACTTGATGCGGGTGCAGATGACTACGTGATTAAACCATACAAACTGCAAGAATTATCGGCACGTATCCGCGCTTTATTACGCCGAGGTGGTTCGTCCCTACCGCCAGCAATGAAATGTGGCAATTTATCTTTGGATGTAAACACGCGGGAAGTGACTTATAAGGGTTGTCCTCTCAGACTGACTCCAAAAGAGTATCGCTTACTAGAACTCTTCATGCGAAGTGGCTCTAAGGTTCTCAGTCGTAGTGCAATTTTAGAAAATCTTTGGTCTTTCGACGAACCACCGGATGAAGATGCAGTCAAAGCTTTAGTCAAACGTTTGCGTCAAAAGCTCAAATTAGCAGGTTCGCCAGGAGATCCGATTGAAACCGCTTACGGTGTAGGTTATCGCCTCAAGCAAGACCCGTAA
- a CDS encoding proton extrusion protein PcxA (involved in light-induced Na+-dependent proton extrusion) produces MFGTPERSLEQAYQAALSIKSIEDRYFHGGKVTVSTANDAQIPTSVQSEFEKHLSILKQQMKEFNTSSSTQGNLGQDHLMRLFFTEGTLTKYTLEPQSSAALVPFSTNLPTNSSSQLPTPPIQVIEVKQAIAPEKTRARQLHRKNSRNSAPENAEPQVKAGVLPRSLERTINKIKNELDPNAEAEVVKSFRRSQKKTVVAIRLLALLILIPLITQQVSKLYLVQPIVDRVRDEAVTPVFLNSEMKEEALKELQTFEEELKLERLMGAAPALTSEAIEEKVKDKATEISQEFRHRSNNAVSNVFADIIAVLSFALVLLWRRKDIMMLKSFMDNIVTGLSDSAKAFSIILITDIFVGFHSPHGWEVLLEGLSSHLGIAANRGVIFLFIATVPVILATIFKYWVFRSLSRMSPSTVATLKEMND; encoded by the coding sequence ATCTTTGGTACGCCAGAGCGATCGCTAGAACAAGCTTATCAAGCCGCGCTGAGCATAAAATCGATTGAAGACCGATATTTTCATGGTGGTAAAGTAACTGTATCAACCGCTAACGATGCTCAAATTCCTACTAGCGTGCAATCTGAGTTTGAGAAGCATTTAAGTATACTCAAACAGCAAATGAAGGAGTTTAATACGAGCAGTTCTACGCAGGGAAATTTGGGACAAGACCACCTGATGCGACTCTTTTTTACCGAAGGAACTCTGACGAAATACACTCTCGAACCTCAATCATCGGCGGCGTTAGTACCCTTTTCAACTAATCTACCAACCAATAGTTCATCTCAGCTACCCACTCCACCAATTCAAGTCATTGAGGTGAAACAAGCGATCGCCCCAGAAAAAACAAGAGCGAGGCAACTTCACCGCAAGAATTCTAGAAATTCAGCTCCAGAAAATGCCGAACCGCAAGTCAAAGCTGGAGTTCTACCGCGTTCTCTTGAGCGCACAATTAATAAAATCAAGAACGAGCTTGACCCAAATGCAGAAGCAGAAGTTGTCAAATCATTTCGGCGATCGCAAAAAAAGACTGTCGTTGCCATTAGGTTACTGGCATTGTTGATTTTGATTCCTTTAATAACTCAGCAAGTGTCCAAACTTTATTTGGTGCAACCAATTGTCGATCGCGTGCGAGACGAAGCAGTTACGCCAGTCTTCTTAAACTCTGAAATGAAAGAAGAGGCGCTCAAAGAACTGCAAACCTTTGAAGAAGAACTCAAGCTAGAACGTTTGATGGGTGCAGCACCTGCCCTAACTTCAGAAGCAATTGAAGAGAAAGTCAAAGATAAAGCAACTGAAATTTCTCAGGAATTTCGTCATCGTAGCAATAACGCTGTTAGTAATGTTTTTGCTGATATCATCGCTGTTTTATCTTTTGCTTTAGTGTTACTATGGCGACGTAAAGATATTATGATGCTCAAGTCATTCATGGATAATATTGTGACTGGCTTGAGTGATAGTGCTAAGGCTTTTTCAATTATTCTGATTACCGATATCTTTGTCGGGTTTCACTCTCCTCATGGTTGGGAAGTTTTGTTAGAAGGGCTATCTAGTCATTTAGGAATTGCAGCAAATCGCGGTGTAATCTTTCTATTTATCGCCACAGTTCCGGTCATTCTCGCCACAATTTTTAAGTATTGGGTTTTCCGTTCCCTCAGCCGGATGTCACCATCAACGGTAGCGACTTTGAAAGAGATGAACGATTAA
- a CDS encoding chemotaxis protein CheW, whose translation MVSKSPKLDSQEASPERVTFTDADEQFLRFYLEPDTAALLPVTQLLEILKLSAEQIVPIPHMPSWVMGVYNWRGEILWMVDLAELVGLTAGDRYQTSNVPTYTAVVLQANLCDRLPAPTAETQTIGLVIEQIDDIEWCNPDTIQPPPFTAVSTPFAPFVRGYKLSGDSEMTAILSVKAIAAAVSYQLSVNS comes from the coding sequence ATGGTATCCAAGTCACCAAAGTTAGACTCCCAGGAGGCATCACCAGAAAGAGTAACTTTCACCGATGCTGACGAGCAATTTCTCCGCTTTTACCTCGAACCAGACACAGCAGCCTTGCTTCCCGTGACTCAGTTGCTAGAAATCTTGAAGCTATCTGCGGAACAGATCGTCCCGATCCCGCACATGCCAAGTTGGGTTATGGGAGTTTACAACTGGCGGGGTGAAATTCTCTGGATGGTCGATTTAGCTGAATTAGTCGGACTGACTGCTGGCGATCGCTACCAAACCAGCAACGTTCCAACTTATACAGCAGTTGTCTTGCAAGCTAACCTCTGCGATCGCCTACCCGCACCGACAGCAGAAACCCAAACAATCGGTTTAGTCATAGAGCAAATTGACGACATCGAATGGTGCAATCCAGACACAATCCAACCGCCGCCATTTACTGCTGTTTCCACTCCTTTCGCTCCCTTCGTGCGCGGATATAAGTTAAGCGGCGATAGCGAAATGACAGCAATTTTATCGGTCAAAGCGATCGCGGCTGCTGTCAGTTATCAGTTGTCAGTTAACAGTTAA